The Candidatus Neomarinimicrobiota bacterium genome contains the following window.
TTATCGTGATTATCGCTGTTGTTTCAGGAAACTAATCCGGTTTTTTCAGTAATTTTTCCAGAGTATCAACGAGGTAGACAACGACCAGGTTTGTCAACACGGAGAAACCGATAAACCAGGTCCAGGCCAAACCCTGACTCTTCATTAAAAAGACAATGAGCATGGATGCCACAAGTCCACAAATCAGACTGATCTGAGAAAAGTCTCTGTCGATTTTTGTGAGCAAGAAGAGACCCAGTAATCCACCATAGGTGAACGAGGCAATTTCCAGACCCATGACTACGATGGCCTTGTCAGATTCATCAAAAACCAGAGCAATGCCAATCAGAACAATTGCCCACCCCAGGCTGATTAAACGAGATGTTTTAATGGTGGTCTTGCCACCCAGCCAATCTGTTGTTGTAGATGACGCCAGTGAATTGATTGAGGAACTCAAGGTGGACATTGCTGCAGATAGCACACCTGCCAGCAACAAGCCTTTTAATCCAACCGGGAGTTCTTTCACGATAAATGTTGAAAACTCTCTGTCCTTTTCCAACTCAACCCCGCCGAGATAGATATAGATAAGAGAGCCTGCCAGCAGGAATATAGCGAACTGAATAAAGACAAAGATACCACTTCCCACCATGGCTTTTCTGGCACCTGCAAGATCACGCACAGACATAACCCTTTGGACCATCATGTAGTCGGCACCATGGGAAGCGAATGATAACAGCATACCTCCAAACACAGCAGACAGGAATAGCCAGGGATTAGAAAACAAGTCCCACCCCCAACGAACAATATCCAGCTTGCCCTGATCATTCAATTGGGTCAGCATGCCTCCAAAGCTGGCATCTGAATGCATGAGGATATAAATAATGGCTATAATACCACCGCCGATGTAAAGCACGAATTGAAAACTGTCGACCCAGACTACCGTGCGAATGCCTCCCATGAGGGTATAAACAACAGTCACAGCACCAATAATCAACACGGCCACAGGCAGGGACCAACCCGTCACAACCTGGACAATCACCGCAGTTGCCAGGAAGCGGATCCCATCAGCCAGGATACGGGTAACCAGAAAGACACCTGAAGCTGTTTTCTGTATTTTCTTTCCAAATCGATTTCCCAGTACTTCGTAGATGGAGGTAATACCACCCTTGAAATATGCTGGCAGTAAAAAGATGCTCACCAGAATACGACCCAGGATGTAGCCCAATGCCAGTTGAAGGAAGAACCAGTTATCGCGATAAGCCAAACCAGGGATGCTGATAAAGGTCAATACAGAGGTTTCTGTTGCCACGATGGAAAGCATGGCAGCCCACCAGGGCATGTCACGTCCAGCAAGGAAATAATCCTCAGAGGTTTTATTGAAGCGGCTGTTATAAATTCCGTAAGCAGAAATACCCATCAAAAAGACAATGATGATGCTGAAGTCGAGTGTGGAGAGCATGATTTGTCCTGGTTAGGAGTTAGGTGTTAGGTGTTTGGAGAGAAAAGTCAGTGCCTCCAAATAGGAGTCGACTTTCTTCCCATAAAACTGTGCGACACAAACATCTTTGGTAACAGAAACACTTCGGAAGTCTTCCCGCTCATAAATATTGCTGAGGTGAACCTCTACAACGGGAATCTGAATACCCTCAATGGCATCACGAATGGCGTAGGAATAATGTGTAAAGGCCCCTGGATTAACAATGATACCATCGGCCCATTTCCGTCTTCGGTGCAAGAGATCAATAATGCGACCTTCGTGATTGGTTTGGATAATCCGGGTTTCAAGATCCAGCTCGCGAGCTTTCTTGCGAATAGCTGTGTTAACCTTGTCCAGTGTCAGGGTTCCATATTGCTCGGGATCACGAGAGCCCAGCAGATTCAGGTTGGGACCATGGATGATAAAGATTCGTTTCTTCTCGGGAGGTGATATTGCCATGGCTGCAATCTAACTTAGAATTCTTAATTACGAATTGAGAATTGGAGCTTTCCTCCAGCGAGAGGTATAGAATAAAACCCCACTATTTCACTCCTGGCATATTCCATGGTACATTAATTGCCTCAGGAAAAACAACTTATTTCACCCACTAACCAGACGGGGGTCTCTCTTGCACGTTGCTAAACGTATACTACTCTTTTTATCCATTTTGAACCTCACCCTTGCAGCTGAACACAAACTGGTGGCTTCGGATCCAGCTATGAATGACCACTTCGGAATCTCCGTCGACGTCTCAGGAGACTACGCCATTGTAGGTGCCTGGGAAGATGATGATAGTGGAACGACATCGGGATCCGCTTACATCTTCAACCGGGATCCCGGAACGGGGGATTGGGTCCAAACTGCCAAACTGGTAGCCTCTGATGCCGCCGAGAATGACCGTTTTGGTTGTAGCGTGGATATGCATGGCGACTATGCCATTGTGGGTGCTTATGGAAACTCCCATCCTTCTTACGGCATGGGCGCTGCCTATATCTTCCAAAAGGATGCTGATAGTGAGGACTGGCTGCAAAGGGCAAAACTGGTGGCCAATGACCCACATCTTGGTGATTCGTTTGGAACCTCAGTTGCCATCGATCTTGACTATGCTCTCATCGGAGCGCCAGCTGATGACGATGTGATCAGCGAATCTGGATCGGCTTATGTGTTCAGGCGTGATGAGGGTCTACAAAGCTGGTCTCTCAAGGACAAACTGATTGAATCCAATGCCAGCCAGGGAGCATATTTTGGCAACTCAGTTGAATTGTTTGAGGGTTATGCCATTATTGGATCGCACAGAGGTACAACCGAATCTGCCTTGATCTTTAAGAAGGATACTGGCGCTGAGACCTGGACAGAACAAGCCATCCTCATTCCGGCCGACTGGAGTGCTGATGATGAATTTGGATATGCTGTCGCCATCTCTGCAGAATACGCTGTGGTTGGCGCAAGGTACGAGGATTATTCAGGTGGTGACAATGCTGGAGCTGCCTATATCTTCAAACGGGATACTGGATTGGAAACCTGGACAGAAATGACCAAGCTCAGGGCTTCTGATGTGGGCTCCGGTGGGGCATTTTTTGGTGCAGCCGTGGCCATTTTGAATCGCCAGGTAATTGTAGGTTCCTATAACGCGGGAAAAGCCTATCTCTATGACCGAGAATCTGGCCAGGAATCGTGGGATGAAACAGCCATTGTCCCTCAGAATACCATCTCTGCCGGTCAGGCTTTTGGCAAATCGGTGGGCCTCAGTGGCAGTTTCCTCATCTGCGGGGCACCTGATGATGATGAAAGCTACACAAATTCAGGGTCCGCTTATCTCATTGACCAATCCGATCTTAGTTTACCTGTTGAGCTTTCCACATTCAGCGCTCAATCAAAAAATGGGCTGGTGGAGTTATACTGGACAACATCAAGCGAAATTGAAAACCTGGGATTTATCCTTGAGCGTGCAACGGATCGTCATCTTGAGATATTCAAGGGCTGGAAGGAAATCGCCTCCTTTAAAACCCATCAAACCCTGACAGGCCAGGGGTCCACAACTGAAGAAACGGGCTATGAGTACACAGACGCCAAGGTATCAACTGGCAGAGCTTATGAATATCGGTTGAGTGATGTGGATTACCTGGGCAAGATAACTTCACATGCTCCAGTATCAGTTGTGGTTAGGTCTCATGACCAGGATCTGCGCCCAAGTGCTTTCAGAATTAATTCAATTTACCCAAACCCATTTAACCCCAACACGACCTTGAGCTATACTCTGGATCAGACCATGCCGGTCTCCATCTCTGTCCTGGATATTCGTGGGCGCCTGGTGAAGCGTCTTGTTAACAGATCCCCTCATTCATCTGGGACCCACCAGATTGAATGGCAGGGGGAGAACCGGTTGGGCGTTGCGATGGCAAGTGGGATTTACATCCTCAACATACAGGGCTCTGGATTTTCACAGTCTGTGAAACTGGTGAAGCTTGACTAGGCTTCACCCCAGTCTTTGAGAAATAAAAAAGGCGAGGTTACCCTCGCCTTTTATTCAATATTGTGAGTATTTAGCTCTCGGTTGAAAGATTAGCCTCTTCAATGATGACATCATATTTATAACCAGCACCAAAATCTTTGTTCAAAGCTACTTTACCACTAAAGACCACAACATCATCTTTGCTGACAACAGCTTGAGTTGTAATGGTAACATCAAAGGCATCCCCTGATTTTGTACCATCCTGGATATGAACCCAGTTGCGACCCATAATGCCTGCATTGAATTTGGTAACCTGGCCATGCACGGTGACAACCTTGCCGTCATAGTCAGCCTTGTTGGTGTAAAGCTCCTGAATGCTTATGCTGCCAGCTACTTTTTCAATGGAAATATCTTTGGCGGGCTCCATGACTTTTTTGCTACCCATGGCATTTGCAGCTGCACCTGAGGTGCCCCGCATCTGACCCACAAAGAAGATACTATCAAAGGTTCTATCAATTTCCTTGCTGGAAAAATCCTTCATTTCCAGACCCTGATCATAATTCAAAGTCATGCCAACCTCAATGGGCTGTTTGGCTGTGGCAATCCAAAATTCCTTGTCGCCTTCAGCAACAAACAGATAGGTATAGCTCTTGGCCTGAATGACTTCTTTTACCAGAATTGTGTGTGCTGCTCCCATGGCCTGATGTGGAGCGGCAGGCTGGGCATCGCTGGCCGGAGCCTTGACTCTTTCTCTTGATTCACAGCCAATCATGGTCATCATCGCTGTCATTATTAATACAAAAAGTTTGAAACGCATTTTATTCCCTTTCAATAATTTTTTTAAGGCGCAAGATAATAGAATAAAACCTCTCCGATATCATGGGTTAATTTGGTGATCTACTTAATAACTTTTCATTTATTGATCAGGGCCCTGGCTGTTGTAACGCTTGACATAAGCAAGGAGGTCAGG
Protein-coding sequences here:
- a CDS encoding sodium:solute symporter, yielding MLSTLDFSIIIVFLMGISAYGIYNSRFNKTSEDYFLAGRDMPWWAAMLSIVATETSVLTFISIPGLAYRDNWFFLQLALGYILGRILVSIFLLPAYFKGGITSIYEVLGNRFGKKIQKTASGVFLVTRILADGIRFLATAVIVQVVTGWSLPVAVLIIGAVTVVYTLMGGIRTVVWVDSFQFVLYIGGGIIAIIYILMHSDASFGGMLTQLNDQGKLDIVRWGWDLFSNPWLFLSAVFGGMLLSFASHGADYMMVQRVMSVRDLAGARKAMVGSGIFVFIQFAIFLLAGSLIYIYLGGVELEKDREFSTFIVKELPVGLKGLLLAGVLSAAMSTLSSSINSLASSTTTDWLGGKTTIKTSRLISLGWAIVLIGIALVFDESDKAIVVMGLEIASFTYGGLLGLFLLTKIDRDFSQISLICGLVASMLIVFLMKSQGLAWTWFIGFSVLTNLVVVYLVDTLEKLLKKPD
- a CDS encoding 3-dehydroquinate dehydratase, encoding MAISPPEKKRIFIIHGPNLNLLGSRDPEQYGTLTLDKVNTAIRKKARELDLETRIIQTNHEGRIIDLLHRRRKWADGIIVNPGAFTHYSYAIRDAIEGIQIPVVEVHLSNIYEREDFRSVSVTKDVCVAQFYGKKVDSYLEALTFLSKHLTPNS
- a CDS encoding T9SS type A sorting domain-containing protein, which codes for MHVAKRILLFLSILNLTLAAEHKLVASDPAMNDHFGISVDVSGDYAIVGAWEDDDSGTTSGSAYIFNRDPGTGDWVQTAKLVASDAAENDRFGCSVDMHGDYAIVGAYGNSHPSYGMGAAYIFQKDADSEDWLQRAKLVANDPHLGDSFGTSVAIDLDYALIGAPADDDVISESGSAYVFRRDEGLQSWSLKDKLIESNASQGAYFGNSVELFEGYAIIGSHRGTTESALIFKKDTGAETWTEQAILIPADWSADDEFGYAVAISAEYAVVGARYEDYSGGDNAGAAYIFKRDTGLETWTEMTKLRASDVGSGGAFFGAAVAILNRQVIVGSYNAGKAYLYDRESGQESWDETAIVPQNTISAGQAFGKSVGLSGSFLICGAPDDDESYTNSGSAYLIDQSDLSLPVELSTFSAQSKNGLVELYWTTSSEIENLGFILERATDRHLEIFKGWKEIASFKTHQTLTGQGSTTEETGYEYTDAKVSTGRAYEYRLSDVDYLGKITSHAPVSVVVRSHDQDLRPSAFRINSIYPNPFNPNTTLSYTLDQTMPVSISVLDIRGRLVKRLVNRSPHSSGTHQIEWQGENRLGVAMASGIYILNIQGSGFSQSVKLVKLD
- a CDS encoding SH3-like domain-containing protein translates to MRFKLFVLIMTAMMTMIGCESRERVKAPASDAQPAAPHQAMGAAHTILVKEVIQAKSYTYLFVAEGDKEFWIATAKQPIEVGMTLNYDQGLEMKDFSSKEIDRTFDSIFFVGQMRGTSGAAANAMGSKKVMEPAKDISIEKVAGSISIQELYTNKADYDGKVVTVHGQVTKFNAGIMGRNWVHIQDGTKSGDAFDVTITTQAVVSKDDVVVFSGKVALNKDFGAGYKYDVIIEEANLSTES